A stretch of [Clostridium] scindens DNA encodes these proteins:
- the rpsB gene encoding 30S ribosomal protein S2: MSVISMKQLLEAGVHFGHQTRRWNPKMAPYIYTERNGIYIIDLQKSVGKVDEAYQAVSDIAADGGTILFVGTKKQAQDAIKVESERCGMYYVNERWLGGMLTNFKTIKSRIARLKEIERMSEDGTFDVLPKKEVIQLKKEWEKLEKNLGGIKEMKKLPDAIFVVDPKKERICVQEAHTLGIPLIGIADTNCDPEELDYVIPGNDDAIRAVKLIVSKMADAVIEANQGMTGDEVYEEAAEEAYEEAVEE, from the coding sequence ATGAGCGTTATTTCAATGAAGCAACTTTTAGAAGCAGGTGTTCACTTTGGACATCAGACAAGAAGATGGAACCCTAAGATGGCTCCATACATCTACACAGAGAGAAACGGCATCTACATCATCGACCTGCAGAAGTCTGTAGGAAAGGTAGACGAGGCATATCAGGCAGTATCTGATATCGCTGCAGATGGCGGAACAATCCTGTTTGTTGGAACAAAGAAGCAGGCACAGGATGCAATCAAGGTAGAATCTGAGCGTTGTGGAATGTATTATGTAAATGAGAGATGGCTTGGAGGAATGCTTACAAACTTCAAGACGATCAAGAGCAGAATCGCACGTCTGAAAGAGATCGAAAGAATGTCTGAAGACGGAACATTCGACGTACTGCCAAAGAAAGAAGTTATCCAGTTAAAGAAAGAATGGGAGAAGCTTGAGAAGAACTTAGGCGGCATCAAGGAAATGAAGAAACTTCCGGATGCAATCTTCGTAGTTGATCCTAAGAAAGAAAGAATCTGCGTACAGGAGGCACACACCCTTGGAATCCCGCTTATCGGAATTGCAGACACGAACTGCGATCCAGAAGAGCTTGACTATGTAATTCCAGGAAATGATGATGCGATCCGTGCTGTTAAGTTAATCGTATCTAAGATGGCAGACGCTGTTATCGAGGCAAACCAGGGAATGACAGGCGATGAAGTATATGAAGAGGCTGCTGAGGAAGCATACGAGGAAGCAGTAGAAGAATAA
- a CDS encoding C40 family peptidase translates to MKKRFVQTLITVFVMSSLIVTPVLATPQEDAQSLETQKEELEGQAADVNSQLVGLLVSYDALQKDMADQEQKITQAQSDLEEAQAKEQEQYEDMKLRIKYIYEQGDTSAFEALVTAKSYAELVNKTEYVQNVHSYDRKKLKEYVETKEKVEALKTELEAGQADMEVMAADLGQQQTNLENTLADMRSRIADFDSQLADAKAQAAAQLDQLTEATQNVVASAQTGNGGGGKPSSPAGNSTQKPNNNTSNNVANNGNSGNHSNSQGGGSSNNSVPPASKPSNASLGQQIANRGCEYVGNPYEYGGTSLTNGIDCSAFVQAIHRQFGISTPRDSWGQLSAGKAVAYSDIMPGDVVVYSDHVAIYIGGGKIVHASNSKPYPAGGIKISSPWNYRTVLGVRRYW, encoded by the coding sequence ATGAAGAAAAGATTTGTACAGACACTCATCACAGTTTTTGTGATGAGTTCTTTAATTGTAACGCCTGTTTTGGCTACGCCGCAGGAAGATGCCCAGTCTCTGGAGACGCAGAAGGAAGAACTGGAGGGGCAGGCTGCAGATGTAAACAGCCAGCTGGTGGGCCTTCTGGTAAGTTATGATGCCCTGCAAAAAGATATGGCTGACCAGGAGCAGAAGATTACCCAGGCGCAGTCGGATCTGGAAGAGGCCCAGGCGAAGGAACAGGAACAGTATGAGGATATGAAGCTTCGCATAAAATACATCTATGAGCAAGGCGACACATCCGCTTTTGAAGCGCTGGTGACCGCCAAGTCCTATGCGGAACTGGTGAACAAGACGGAATACGTCCAGAACGTACATAGTTATGACAGAAAGAAATTAAAAGAATATGTGGAAACTAAGGAGAAGGTAGAAGCGCTTAAGACGGAACTGGAAGCAGGACAGGCGGATATGGAAGTGATGGCCGCGGACTTAGGCCAGCAGCAGACGAATCTTGAAAATACTCTGGCAGATATGAGAAGTCGTATTGCTGACTTCGATTCCCAGCTTGCAGACGCAAAGGCTCAGGCGGCGGCCCAGCTTGATCAGCTGACGGAAGCCACGCAGAATGTAGTTGCTTCGGCGCAGACCGGGAATGGCGGGGGAGGAAAGCCTTCATCCCCAGCAGGAAATTCTACGCAAAAGCCGAATAATAATACCAGCAATAATGTGGCTAACAATGGAAACTCCGGAAATCATTCTAACTCTCAGGGTGGGGGCTCTTCAAACAACAGCGTTCCGCCGGCTTCAAAACCGAGCAATGCTTCTCTGGGCCAGCAGATCGCGAACCGGGGATGCGAATATGTGGGAAATCCTTATGAATATGGAGGGACGAGCCTGACTAACGGAATTGACTGCTCTGCTTTCGTGCAGGCCATTCATCGGCAGTTCGGCATATCTACGCCAAGAGACTCATGGGGGCAGTTAAGCGCCGGAAAGGCAGTGGCTTATTCGGACATCATGCCCGGCGATGTAGTCGTCTACAGCGATCATGTGGCAATCTACATCGGAGGCGGCAAGATCGTGCATGCTTCTAACAGCAAGCCATACCCCGCGGGAGGCATTAAGATCAGTTCTCCGTGGAACTACAGGACGGTTCTGGGAGTGCGCAGATACTGGTAA